The following nucleotide sequence is from Nitrospira sp..
TCGGTGTCAGAATCGGAGATTCGGTGGGAGCCAGTTCGGAACAGTCGACGTTCGGCGCCGAAACCACTGGGATCGGTGCGGTACCAGTCGACTCGGGTTGTAGCCGGTCCGCTATGGGTTCAGATGTGGGAATCGGATGATCGGCAGCTGGACCGGTGAGGCGTCGCTGGATCGAGAGAGCTTCTTCATCGTTGGGATTGGCGCTCAGAATGGCTCGGCAGGAGCGTAGGGCCGCTTCGCCTTGGTGTTCGGCGGTGAACAATTTCGCCAGGATACGGTGCGCGCGGAGGTTGTCGGGGCTGTGGGCGATGACCTGCTCGAGAATGGCTTTGGCCTTCTCCGGTTGTCCCAGCTGATCGTACACGCGTCCCAATGCGGCCATTGCCGTGATGAACGTTGGATGGATCGCGAGGCCGTCTTCGAGGACCGCGGCGGCCTCTTGCCACATTCCGGCCTTGATGTACTCATCAGCCAACGGCAGAAACGCCTTGGAGCGAGGGTCTTTGGCGAACGCAGTTGCGAGTCGATCAATGGCCGCAGCCACTGCGGGATCAATACGAGGGGAAGAGGACACCGGTTACTCCTTGGGTCTGTGCGGGCGCGAGGGCGAGGGGGCCGGCGCGGGTCGGGCCGACACAGCCAGAATATGGTCTAGAATCCGATCCGCAAGCGCCCGTTTGGACATGAGCGGCACTTCTTCACAGGATCCCTGTCGATCTAGGAGCGTCACGCGATTGGTGTCGGATCCGAACCCGGCGTCGGGGGCGGAGACATCGTTCGCCACCAATACATCAACGTCCTTAGCTTGCAGTTTTTCCTGTGCATGGGCAAGGAGATCCTGGGTTTCCGCGGCGAACCCCACGAGGATTTGTGTCGTTCGGCGCTCGGCCACTTCCTTGAGGATGTCCGTCGTCGGTTCCAGTTCGAGACTGGTGAGC
It contains:
- a CDS encoding tetratricopeptide repeat protein — protein: MSSSPRIDPAVAAAIDRLATAFAKDPRSKAFLPLADEYIKAGMWQEAAAVLEDGLAIHPTFITAMAALGRVYDQLGQPEKAKAILEQVIAHSPDNLRAHRILAKLFTAEHQGEAALRSCRAILSANPNDEEALSIQRRLTGPAADHPIPTSEPIADRLQPESTGTAPIPVVSAPNVDCSELAPTESPILTPTVPRHAAIIAQLEAWLHTVQANRRAASETP